The genomic window CTGGCATCCCGTTGCTTTTCAAGGTGCTGTCTTCCTTTCCCGGTAGCAAAGCTGCGGGGAATAACAGCTAAAAACGACACTTGGAAGTTTGGTTCAAAAACATAGATGCACCACGTTTGCCGGATTTTAATTGTGAAGGTTTTTGAATGCCTGCATTAATTATCCCTCCTCAATTTTTTGTCATCAGCGCATTTGCAATCCATTGAAAGGCAAAAAACCCAACACCATAAACGATGGCAATGCGGTCGGCTGCGGGATGGCCGGCAAAGAAAGCAGCAACGCCAACTGCGCCAATAATGCCGAGTAAAACGATGAAAGCACGTAGCATCAACTGCTTGTTCTTTTTCGCCTGTAAATAAAATTGCGACAAAGGAACCATCATAGTGAGGCCATAAATACCCAGCGCTGCAAATCCTGAGGCCTGGGTAGCCACAAAACCAAAGGCCCCGGCAATTCCTGCAACAAGCGCCACTGCGGTGAAGTGGGAGGCCATGCGTTCCTCATGGGAGAGGACATAGCGTCCATAGCTGTTAAACCGCAAAATCAGGTTCAGCAAGGGCGATATGAACCAGGTGGAAAGTGCAAAGATGATGTAGAGAATAATGAGCGGCAACAGCACCGGTGTCCATTCAGGATTCTTATCCATAAACGTGCGGAGTACCTTGAAGATGACGTAGAAGCCAATGATGATGGCCCACTGCATCCCCCGTTTCTGATTGCTGATCCAGAAGAAATATTTCAGCATCAAACGATAAATCAGGTAACGGGCTTTCAGGGCTTGCACCATTCCGCTTCTTGCAAATTCTGAATTGGGCTCGCGTTTCAATGCTTCCTGGAAATGATGGAGTGCCTGCCTGTGGTTTCCTTTTTCAAGATGGTTCCAGCCATAAGTGGTGTGGCTCATCGCATTTTCAGGATCCATGTGCAGTGCCCTGTCAATGGACTCAAAAGCCTGCGCCTTGCGGTTCATCTTAATGAGAATGGTAGAGCGCAGGTTGAGGCAGGTAAGGTGGTCGGCATCAATGGCCAGGCCTCTTTCAGCGGCTTTCAGCGCATCTTCATATTCCTTTCTGTCCAATAGAACAGCCGCCAGAATTCCGTAGTAATGGGCATTTTCAGGATTGAGCCGGATGGCCTCGCGAATCTCTTTTTCAGCTTCCTGATCCTTATCCTGTTTATAAAAGATCTGGGCTTTTACATAATGCACATGAGCATCAGCAGGGTCCAGGGCAATGGCCCGGTTCACCAGTGCTTCAGCCTCGTCAAGCCGTTTCTGCTCTGACAGGGCAATGGCGAGCAGCGTAAGGCCGCCTGCATTTTCCGGGTGCCCGGCAAGGACATTTCTGAGCTCCTGCTCTGCCTGCACATAGCGCCCCTGCTCCAGCAGCAGCAATGCGCGGGGAAAAGAAGCATTATCCATTACTTCTTAATTTTCAAATACCGGAGAATGTCATCATAAAGTCCGCTGTCATTGGCATACAGCGCATAATTACGGGCTGATCCGAACCACTCCTGGGTAGAAGGCCGCATTTTCTTCACTGCCTGAAGCATGTCTTTGGTGGTAATGGGTTCGGCAATGCCGGTTTTAAAGGATGACTGCAGTTTTTCCTCTATAGCCATGTCCATTGCAGCGCGCAGATCAGCACCGGAGAATTCTTCCGTTTTCCGGGCAATGGCTTCATAATCTATATTGTCCACCGGTTTTTTTTGCAGCAATATTTTCATGATCGCAATTCGTCCGGCAACATCAGGCGGAGGAACGAATACAATGCGGTCAAACCTGCCGGGTCTCCTGAATGCCGGATCGAGATGCCAGGGTGCATTGGTGGCGGCAAGGATCAGCAGCCCTTCATTGTCAGCATCCACGCCATCCAGTTCTGAAAGAAACTGGTTGATAAGATGGCGGCCGCTGCTCTGCCGCATATCACTGCGGCTTGCTCCCAGCGCATCCACCTCGTCAAAGAATAACACACAGGGCGTGTTGGCGCGCGCCCCTTCAAACAGTTCATGCAGGTTGCGCTCGCTGCTGCCTATCCACATGTCCAGAATATCATTGATGCCAACGCTCATAAAGCCGGCATTTACCTCACCTGCTGTAGCCCGCGCCAGGTGGGTTTTTCCACAGCCGGGAGGGCCATAAAGTAAAATGCCGCCCCCGGTCTTTTTCCCATAAGCTTCATAAAGTTCAGGATGCTGCACCGGGCGAATGATCTTCAGCTCAATCTCGCGCTTTACGTCTTCCATCCCGCCAACATCGCTAAAGGTGATGTCCGGCTTTTCCATCTCGCGAAAGATCTCCTCTTCGCCATCAAAGTCAAAATCATCATCATCGTCATCATCGTCAAAAAGAGGCGTTGCCGCACGCTGACGGAGGCGGGAGTCCAATTCATCATCGCGGAAGTCCGGATCCTGCTTCAGCAATTGCTCATATTGTTCCTGGGCCTCAGCCACTGAACCTTCTCTGAGAAATGCTTTACTCAGCATCAGCCGTGCGTCCCTGTTCTGCGGAGTAACCCTTACCAGTTCCTCAAGGATGATGATGGCGGTTGACCCTTCCTTTTTCTGCAGGTAGGTTTTAGCCAGCCCCAGTTTGGCCAGGGTATTTTGTGGTTCCAGCCTCAGAACTTTTTTATATTCCTTTTCAGCCTCCTGAAGTTTGGATTGCACCAGTAAAATAGCAGCAAGATGCAGCAACAGCGGCACATTATCCGGTGAATGTTTCAGCGCCTCCCGAAGGTTTTTTATATCATTATCGGCCATGTTTCTTCGGATTTAAATATTAACGGCAAAGGTAGGTATTGATTCAGGTTTGTCAGGAGTGTCGATGACGGAACAAAAGGCTCATCTGGCAATTTGGGAAATGAAAAATTTAAAAATGAAGAATGAAAACGGCATTACTAAAAGTTGCTTTATTTAAAAATCCTATTTGGGAATGTTCAGGGAGAATTGAATTTTTGGCAAAAGGGGATTTTGGATGCTTTTAGAGTTAACGTTTAAAAGAAGCATTTGCGCCAATGCCATTAAAAGAAATAATATTGAATTATTAAAAATCAGCACGCAGGCAGGATGAATGAATCCACGTCCGGCTCTCTGGTTTTCTTTGATTAAGCATGGCCAATATCAGCCATTCCGTCCGGAAGATAGTATAGCCGCAGAGCGGCTTTAAGCGTACTTTTGCACCCTTGTTAGGGGAAAATTTACATGAAAGATTTTATTATAAGCAGGGCGACAAACGCTAAGAATGACATATTTAGCGGCCTTACTGTTTCGCTTGCACTGATACCTGAGGCAGTGGCGTTTTCTTTTGTGGCCGGGGTTGATCCGTTGGTGGGACTATATGCAGCTTTTATGGTCGCGCTGATCACTTCAATT from Bacteroidia bacterium includes these protein-coding regions:
- a CDS encoding tetratricopeptide repeat protein, with the translated sequence MDNASFPRALLLLEQGRYVQAEQELRNVLAGHPENAGGLTLLAIALSEQKRLDEAEALVNRAIALDPADAHVHYVKAQIFYKQDKDQEAEKEIREAIRLNPENAHYYGILAAVLLDRKEYEDALKAAERGLAIDADHLTCLNLRSTILIKMNRKAQAFESIDRALHMDPENAMSHTTYGWNHLEKGNHRQALHHFQEALKREPNSEFARSGMVQALKARYLIYRLMLKYFFWISNQKRGMQWAIIIGFYVIFKVLRTFMDKNPEWTPVLLPLIILYIIFALSTWFISPLLNLILRFNSYGRYVLSHEERMASHFTAVALVAGIAGAFGFVATQASGFAALGIYGLTMMVPLSQFYLQAKKNKQLMLRAFIVLLGIIGAVGVAAFFAGHPAADRIAIVYGVGFFAFQWIANALMTKN
- a CDS encoding AAA family ATPase, which translates into the protein MADNDIKNLREALKHSPDNVPLLLHLAAILLVQSKLQEAEKEYKKVLRLEPQNTLAKLGLAKTYLQKKEGSTAIIILEELVRVTPQNRDARLMLSKAFLREGSVAEAQEQYEQLLKQDPDFRDDELDSRLRQRAATPLFDDDDDDDDFDFDGEEEIFREMEKPDITFSDVGGMEDVKREIELKIIRPVQHPELYEAYGKKTGGGILLYGPPGCGKTHLARATAGEVNAGFMSVGINDILDMWIGSSERNLHELFEGARANTPCVLFFDEVDALGASRSDMRQSSGRHLINQFLSELDGVDADNEGLLILAATNAPWHLDPAFRRPGRFDRIVFVPPPDVAGRIAIMKILLQKKPVDNIDYEAIARKTEEFSGADLRAAMDMAIEEKLQSSFKTGIAEPITTKDMLQAVKKMRPSTQEWFGSARNYALYANDSGLYDDILRYLKIKK